One part of the Botrytis cinerea B05.10 chromosome 8, complete sequence genome encodes these proteins:
- the Bctrs31 gene encoding Bctrs31, with product MSSQPVKPPLTGQVSHTQRGSQSGLRYPSTGKTIYHRPLNRSKTQELSQASFAYLFGEMVSYAQRRVTGIQDLEKRLNVQGHPIGLKLLDLLLYREPPRTQTRPLNIIALLQFITTVLWRHLFSRPADALEKSSNPDTPEEYMISDNEPLVNQYISVPKEMNQLNCAAFVAGIIEGVCDGAGFPARVTAHSVGRGEEGELWPGKTVFLVKFQEEVVEREAFLGKS from the exons atgTCCTCCCAACCGGTAAAACCGCCATTGACCGGCCAAGTTTCTCATACTCAACGAGGCTCTCAGTCAGGGCTGCGATATCCTTCCACCGGCAAAACGATATACCATAGACCACTGAATCGCAGTAAGACGCAGGAACTAAGTCAAGCCAGCTTTGCATATCTATTTGGTGAGATGGTTAGTTATGCACAACGACGGGTTACTGGTATTCAAGATCTCGAGAAGCG ACTAAATGTCCAAGGTCATCCCATCGGCCTCAAACTCCTCGATCTCCTGCTCTACCGCGAGCCACCACGTACACAAACCCGACCCCTTAATATCATCGCCCTCCTCCAATTCATAACCACCGTTCTCTGGCGTCACCTCTTTTCCCGTCCTGCAGATGCACTCGAAAAATCTTCAAACCCTGACACGCCAGAGGAATATATGATATCCGATAATGAACCTCTTgtcaatcaatatattagtGTTCCTAAAgaaatgaatcaattgaattgtGCTGCGTTTGTCGCGGGCATTATTGAGGGAGTTTGTGATGGCGCAGGGTTTCCGGCTAGGGTGACGGCGCATAGTGTAGGAAGgggggaggaaggagagtTATGGCCAGGGAAGACGGTGTTTTTGGTCAAGTTTCAGGAAGAGGTGGTAGAGAGAGAGGCATTTCTGGGGAAGAGTTAG